A section of the Drosophila subobscura isolate 14011-0131.10 chromosome A, UCBerk_Dsub_1.0, whole genome shotgun sequence genome encodes:
- the LOC117895203 gene encoding collagen alpha-1(I) chain isoform X12 — translation MATNRSTRLLVLLVLTALVANHQARAAAAILKCAGKSAVCVGPLTYQLCVDDLTTGNVIPCQTSTRCVTDGIEICEPIKIDAEAPTAAVAKMVTITDSPAAVSESALLVDGTGTGNSNATTNTISTEGLGSSTSAGPTTTPAETTTAPAETTNILETTTEISWSEVSLDPESTTSVINENTTNTNAPGQSEPNATEGSTAAPGEVSPNNPAGSTSAPGTPEDPSAPAGSTNAPGTPADPNVPAGSTAAPGSPEDPNAPAGSTATPGTPADPNAPAGSTADPGNPADPNAPAGSTNAPDTPADPNVPAGSTADPGNPADPNAPAGSTNAPGTPADPNVPADSTAAPGVPNAPAGSTASPGTPSDPNAPAGSTAAPGNPADPNAPAGSTNAPDTPADPNVPAGSTAAPGSPEDPNAPAGSTSTPGTPADPNAPAGSTADPGNPADPNAPAGSTNAPGTPADPNVPAGSTAAPGSPEDPNAPAGSTATPGTPADPNAPAGSTADPGNPADPNAPAGSTATPGTPADPNTPAGSTAAPGSPEDPNAPAGSTSTPGTPADPNAPAGSTADPGNPADPNAPAGSTNAPGTPADPNVPAGSTAAPGSPEDPNAPADPNAPAGSTADPGNPADPNAPAGSTNAPGTPADPNVPAGSTAAPGSPEDPNAPADPNAPAGSTADPGNPADPNAPAGSTNAPGTPADPNVPAGSTAAPGSPEDPNAPAGSTATPGTPADPNAPAGSTADPGNPADPNAPAGSTNAPGTPADPNVPADSTAAPGVPNAPAGSTASSGTPSDPNAPAGSTAAPGSPEDPNAPADPNAPAGSTADPGNPADPNAPAGSTNAPGTPAAPNVPAGSTAAPGSPEDPNAPADPNAPAGSTAAPGIPENSNSGSTAAPGTPADPNAPAVSTAAPGIPENPNAGSTAAPGNPSHPNSPAGSTAAPGTPADPNIPAGSTAAPGTPADPNIPDGSTRAPGIPADPNVPAGSTAAPGTPADPNAPAVSTAAPGIPENPNAGSTAAPGNPSHPNSPAGSTAAPGTPAGSTPASGTPADPNATAGSTAAPGQTRPTLRPVQHLPIWPSGPHYAKNPGVDSAEGPRNGFKPIPSHRPLQFWPDWQKWMNGWRTTREPVSITKAPASNQEQEKPQPEKPSNNGPKALESVEQAASVRPSGAGVSSENASVEQSPKGSGERTKDNPKSVEEQSKEQEQKKASSTEKDSSLEEKKEAEKDKSKDSKEEKDSESNKSNDDEKNEEDKQSSKEKKKYLKNIIKKLKNEEDCDEDDVFPDVRDCKKYFRCEVKRSGKHKLVHLRCNKKERFDWLDQTCLPKDEARCLEK, via the exons atggcaaCGAACCGATCGACCAGACTTCTAGTCTTGCTTGTG CTCACGGCCCTAGTGGCCAACCACCAGGCAAGGGCAGCCGCCGCCATTCTTAAGTGCGCCGGCAAGTCAGCTGTCTGCGTGGGACCTCTTACCTATCAGCTCTGCGTGGACGATTTGACGACGGGTAATGTGATTCCCTGCCAGACGAGCACGCGATGCGTCACCGATGGCATCGAGATATGCGAGCCCATCAAGATAGACGCAGAGGCACCCACGGCGGCTGTGGCCAAGATGGTGACAATTACCGACAGTCCAGCTGCCGTCAGCGAATCTGCCCTGCTTGTCGACGGCACCGGAACCGGCAATTCCAACGCCACCACTAATACAATCTCCACTGAGGGTCTCGGATCATCAACGTCCGCTGGGCCGACCACAACTCCAGCTGAGACAACCACTGCTCCCGCTgagacaacaaatattttggaaACAACCACAGAAATTTCATGGTCTGAGGTGTCCCTAGACCCGGAGTCCACGACTTCAGTTATTAACGAGAACACTACCAACACCAATGCACCTGGACAAAGCGAGCCCAACGCAACAGAAGGATCAACCGCTGCTCCTGGAGAAGTAAGTCCCAACAACCCGGCAGGTTCGACATCCGCTCCTGGTACTCCCGAAGATCCAAGCGCTCCAGCAGGCTCGACTAACGCTCCTGGTACCCCTGCTGATCCAAATGTTCCAGCTGGTTCCACTGCCGCTCCTGGTAGTCCTGAAGATCCGAACGCTCCAGCAGGCTCGACTGCCACTCCTGGCACCCCTGCTGACCCCAACGCTCCAGCTGGTTCCACTGCCGATCCTGGTAATCCTGCTGATCCAAACGCTCCAGCAGGCTCAACTAACGCTCCTGATACCCCTGCTGATCCAAATGTTCCAGCTG GTTCCACTGCCGATCCTGGTAATCCTGCTGATCCAAACGCTCCAGCAGGCTCGACTAATGCTCCTGGTACCCCAGCTGATCCAAATGTTCCAGCTGATTCCACTGCCGCTCCTGGTGTTCCAAATGCTCCAGCTGGTTCGACTGCCTCTCCTGGTACCCCTTCTGATCCAAATGCTCCAGCTGGTTCCACTGCCGCTCCTGGAAATCCTGCTGATCCAAACGCTCCAGCAGGCTCGACTAACGCTCCTGATACCCCTGCTGATCCAAATGTTCCAGCTGGTTCCACTGCCGCTCCTGGTAGTCCTGAAGATCCGAACGCTCCAGCAGGCTCGACTTCCACTCCTGGCACCCCTGCTGACCCCAACGCTCCAGCTGGTTCCACTGCCGATCCTGGTAATCCTGCTGATCCAAACGCTCCAGCAGGCTCGACTAACGCTCCTGGTACCCCTGCTGATCCAAATGTTCCAGCTGGTTCCACTGCCGCTCCTGGTAGTCCTGAAGATCCGAACGCTCCAGCAGGCTCGACTGCCACTCCTGGCACCCCTGCTGACCCCAACGCTCCAGCTGGTTCCACTGCCGATCCTGGTAATCCTGCTGATCCAAACGCTCCAGCAGGCTCGACTGCCACGCCTGGCACCCCTGCTGACCCCAACACTCCAGCTGGTTCCACTGCCGCTCCTGGTAGTCCTGAAGATCCGAACGCTCCAGCAGGCTCGACTTCCACTCCTGGCACCCCTGCTGACCCCAACGCTCCAGCTGGTTCCACTGCCGATCCTGGTAATCCTGCTGATCCAAACGCTCCAGCAGGCTCGACTAACGCTCCTGGTACCCCTGCTGATCCAAATGTTCCAGCTGGTTCCACTGCCGCTCCTGGTAGTCCTGAAGATCCGAACGCTCCA GCTGACCCCAACGCTCCAGCTGGTTCCACTGCCGATCCTGGTAATCCTGCTGATCCAAACGCTCCAGCAGGCTCGACTAACGCTCCTGGTACCCCTGCTGATCCAAATGTTCCAGCTGGTTCCACTGCCGCTCCTGGTAGTCCTGAAGATCCGAACGCTCCA GCTGACCCCAACGCTCCAGCTGGTTCCACTGCCGATCCTGGTAATCCTGCTGATCCAAACGCTCCAGCAGGCTCGACTAACGCTCCTGGTACCCCTGCTGATCCAAATGTTCCAGCTGGTTCCACTGCCGCTCCTGGTAGTCCTGAAGATCCGAACGCTCCAGCAGGCTCGACTGCCACTCCTGGCACCCCTGCTGACCCCAACGCTCCAGCTGGTTCCACTGCCGATCCTGGTAATCCTGCTGATCCAAACGCTCCAGCAGGCTCGACTAACGCTCCTGGTACCCCAGCTGATCCAAATGTTCCAGCTGATTCCACTGCCGCTCCTGGTGTTCCAAATGCTCCAGCTGGTTCGACTGCCTCTTCTGGTACCCCTTCTGATCCAAATGCTCCAGCTGGTTCCACTGCCGCTCCTGGTAGTCCTGAAGATCCGAACGCTCCA GCTGACCCCAACGCTCCAGCTGGTTCCACTGCCGATCCTGGTAATCCTGCTGATCCAAACGCTCCAGCAGGCTCGACTAACGCTCCTGGTACCCCTGCTGCTCCAAATGTTCCAGCTGGTTCCACTGCCGCTCCTGGTAGTCCTGAAGATCCGAACGCTCCA GCTGACCCCAACGCTCCAGCTGGTTCCACTGCCGCTCCTGGTATTCCTGAAAATTCAAACTCTGGTTCGACTGCCGCTCCTGGCACGCCTGCTGATCCCAACGCTCCAGCTGTttcgactgctgctcctggtaTTCCTGAAAATCCAAACGCTGGTTCGACTGCCGCACCTGGTAATCCTTCTCATCCCAACTCTCCAGCTGGTTCCACTGCCGCTCCTGGCACCCCAGCTGATCCCAACATTCCAGCTGGTTCCACTGCCGCTCCTGGCACCCCTGCTGATCCCAACATTCCAGATGGTTCGACTCGCGCTCCTGGTATTCCTGCTGATCCAAATGTTCCAGCTGGTTCCACAGCCGCTCCTGGTACCCCTGCTGATCCCAACGCTCCAGCTGTttcgactgctgctcctggtaTTCCTGAAAATCCAAACGCTGGTTCGACTGCCGCACCTGGTAATCCTTCTCATCCCAACTCTCCAGCTGGTTCCACTGCCGCTCCTGGCACCCCAGCTGGTTCGACTCCAGCTTCTGGTACTCCTGCTGATCCAAATGCTACAGCTGGTTCCACTGCGGCTCCAG GCCAGACTCGACCAACTCTTCGTCCAGTTCAGCATTTACCGATCTGGCCAAGTGGACCACATTATGCAAAAAATCCTGGTGTTGATTCAGCTGAAGGACCCCGAAATGGCTTCaagcccatcccatcccatcggCCGCTTCAATTCTGGCCAGACTGGCAGAAGTGGATGAATGGCTGGCGCACAACTCGGGAGCCCGTTAGCATTACTAAGGCGCCCGCTTCCAATCAGGAGCAAGAGAAACCCCAGCCAGAGAAGCCCAGCAACAATGGCCCCAAAGCTCTCGAGAGTGTAGAGCAGGCTGCCTCTGTACGCCCATCAGGTGCAGGTGTATCCAGCGAGAACGCCTCTGTCGAGCAGAGCCCCAAGGGTTCTGGCGAGAGAACAAAGGACAATCCCAAATCTGTCGAAGAACAGTCCaaggagcaggaacagaagAAGGCCAGCTCCACTGAGAAAGACAGCTCCCTCGAAGAAAAGAAGGAAGCGGAAAAGGACAAGTCAAAAGATTCCAAAGAGGAAAAGGACAGCGAATCGAATAAGTCCAATGATGACGAAAAGAATGAAGAGGACAAGCAGAGctcaaaggaaaagaaaaagtacTTGAAAAACATCATCAAGAAGTTGAAGAATGAGGAAGACTGCGACGAGGATGACGTCTTCCCTGATGTTCGTGACTGCAAGAAGTACTTCCGATGTGAGGTAAAACGGTCGGGGAAGCACAAGTTGGTGCATCTGCGTTGCAACAAAAAGGAGAGGTTCGATTGGCTCGACCAAACCTGCCTTCCCAAGGATGAAGCTCGTTGTCTAGAGAAGTAA
- the LOC117895203 gene encoding collagen alpha-1(I) chain isoform X1: MATNRSTRLLVLLVLTALVANHQARAAAAILKCAGKSAVCVGPLTYQLCVDDLTTGNVIPCQTSTRCVTDGIEICEPIKIDAEAPTAAVAKMVTITDSPAAVSESALLVDGTGTGNSNATTNTISTEGLGSSTSAGPTTTPAETTTAPAETTNILETTTEISWSEVSLDPESTTSVINENTTNTNAPGQSEPNATEGSTAAPGEVSPNNPAGSTSAPGTPEDPSAPAGSTNAPGTPADPNVPAGSTAAPGSPEDPNAPAGSTATPGTPADPNAPAGSTADPGNPADPNAPAGSTNAPDTPADPNVPAGSTADPGNPADPNAPAGSTNAPGTPADPNVPADSTAAPGVPNAPAGSTASPGTPSDPNAPAGSTAAPGNPADPNAPAGSTNAPDTPADPNVPAGSTAAPGSPEDPNAPAGSTSTPGTPADPNAPAGSTADPGNPADPNAPAGSTNAPGTPADPNVPAGSTAAPGSPEDPNAPAGSTATPGTPADPNAPAGSTADPGNPADPNAPAGSTATPGTPADPNTPAGSTAAPGSPEDPNAPAGSTSTPGTPADPNAPAGSTADPGNPADPNAPAGSTNAPGTPADPNVPAGSTAAPGSPEDPNAPADPNAPAGSTADPGNPADPNAPAGSTNAPGTPADPNVPAGSTAAPGSPEDPNAPADPNAPAGSTADPGNPADPNAPAGSTNAPGTPADPNVPAGSTAAPGSPEDPNAPAGSTATPGTPADPNAPAGSTADPGNPADPNAPAGSTNAPGTPADPNVPADSTAAPGVPNAPAGSTASSGTPSDPNAPAGSTAAPGSPEDPNAPADPNAPAGSTADPGNPADPNAPAGSTNAPGTPAAPNVPAGSTAAPGSPEDPNAPADPNAPAGSTAAPGIPENSNSGSTAAPGTPADPNAPAVSTAAPGIPENPNAGSTAAPGNPSHPNSPAGSTAAPGTPADPNIPAGSTAAPGTPADPNIPDGSTRAPGIPADPNVPAGSTAAPGTPADPNAPAVSTAAPGIPENPNAGSTAAPGNPSHPNSPAGSTAAPGTPAGSTPASGTPADPNATAGSTAAPGTPADPNAPAESWRQRPHHFFLPGQTRPTLRPVQHLPIWPSGPHYAKNPGVDSAEGPRNGFKPIPSHRPLQFWPDWQKWMNGWRTTREPVSITKAPASNQEQEKPQPEKPSNNGPKALESVEQAASVRPSGAGVSSENASVEQSPKGSGERTKDNPKSVEEQSKEQEQKKASSTEKDSSLEEKKEAEKDKSKDSKEEKDSESNKSNDDEKNEEDKQSSKEKKKYLKNIIKKLKNEEDCDEDDVFPDVRDCKKYFRCEVKRSGKHKLVHLRCNKKERFDWLDQTCLPKDEARCLEK, encoded by the exons atggcaaCGAACCGATCGACCAGACTTCTAGTCTTGCTTGTG CTCACGGCCCTAGTGGCCAACCACCAGGCAAGGGCAGCCGCCGCCATTCTTAAGTGCGCCGGCAAGTCAGCTGTCTGCGTGGGACCTCTTACCTATCAGCTCTGCGTGGACGATTTGACGACGGGTAATGTGATTCCCTGCCAGACGAGCACGCGATGCGTCACCGATGGCATCGAGATATGCGAGCCCATCAAGATAGACGCAGAGGCACCCACGGCGGCTGTGGCCAAGATGGTGACAATTACCGACAGTCCAGCTGCCGTCAGCGAATCTGCCCTGCTTGTCGACGGCACCGGAACCGGCAATTCCAACGCCACCACTAATACAATCTCCACTGAGGGTCTCGGATCATCAACGTCCGCTGGGCCGACCACAACTCCAGCTGAGACAACCACTGCTCCCGCTgagacaacaaatattttggaaACAACCACAGAAATTTCATGGTCTGAGGTGTCCCTAGACCCGGAGTCCACGACTTCAGTTATTAACGAGAACACTACCAACACCAATGCACCTGGACAAAGCGAGCCCAACGCAACAGAAGGATCAACCGCTGCTCCTGGAGAAGTAAGTCCCAACAACCCGGCAGGTTCGACATCCGCTCCTGGTACTCCCGAAGATCCAAGCGCTCCAGCAGGCTCGACTAACGCTCCTGGTACCCCTGCTGATCCAAATGTTCCAGCTGGTTCCACTGCCGCTCCTGGTAGTCCTGAAGATCCGAACGCTCCAGCAGGCTCGACTGCCACTCCTGGCACCCCTGCTGACCCCAACGCTCCAGCTGGTTCCACTGCCGATCCTGGTAATCCTGCTGATCCAAACGCTCCAGCAGGCTCAACTAACGCTCCTGATACCCCTGCTGATCCAAATGTTCCAGCTG GTTCCACTGCCGATCCTGGTAATCCTGCTGATCCAAACGCTCCAGCAGGCTCGACTAATGCTCCTGGTACCCCAGCTGATCCAAATGTTCCAGCTGATTCCACTGCCGCTCCTGGTGTTCCAAATGCTCCAGCTGGTTCGACTGCCTCTCCTGGTACCCCTTCTGATCCAAATGCTCCAGCTGGTTCCACTGCCGCTCCTGGAAATCCTGCTGATCCAAACGCTCCAGCAGGCTCGACTAACGCTCCTGATACCCCTGCTGATCCAAATGTTCCAGCTGGTTCCACTGCCGCTCCTGGTAGTCCTGAAGATCCGAACGCTCCAGCAGGCTCGACTTCCACTCCTGGCACCCCTGCTGACCCCAACGCTCCAGCTGGTTCCACTGCCGATCCTGGTAATCCTGCTGATCCAAACGCTCCAGCAGGCTCGACTAACGCTCCTGGTACCCCTGCTGATCCAAATGTTCCAGCTGGTTCCACTGCCGCTCCTGGTAGTCCTGAAGATCCGAACGCTCCAGCAGGCTCGACTGCCACTCCTGGCACCCCTGCTGACCCCAACGCTCCAGCTGGTTCCACTGCCGATCCTGGTAATCCTGCTGATCCAAACGCTCCAGCAGGCTCGACTGCCACGCCTGGCACCCCTGCTGACCCCAACACTCCAGCTGGTTCCACTGCCGCTCCTGGTAGTCCTGAAGATCCGAACGCTCCAGCAGGCTCGACTTCCACTCCTGGCACCCCTGCTGACCCCAACGCTCCAGCTGGTTCCACTGCCGATCCTGGTAATCCTGCTGATCCAAACGCTCCAGCAGGCTCGACTAACGCTCCTGGTACCCCTGCTGATCCAAATGTTCCAGCTGGTTCCACTGCCGCTCCTGGTAGTCCTGAAGATCCGAACGCTCCA GCTGACCCCAACGCTCCAGCTGGTTCCACTGCCGATCCTGGTAATCCTGCTGATCCAAACGCTCCAGCAGGCTCGACTAACGCTCCTGGTACCCCTGCTGATCCAAATGTTCCAGCTGGTTCCACTGCCGCTCCTGGTAGTCCTGAAGATCCGAACGCTCCA GCTGACCCCAACGCTCCAGCTGGTTCCACTGCCGATCCTGGTAATCCTGCTGATCCAAACGCTCCAGCAGGCTCGACTAACGCTCCTGGTACCCCTGCTGATCCAAATGTTCCAGCTGGTTCCACTGCCGCTCCTGGTAGTCCTGAAGATCCGAACGCTCCAGCAGGCTCGACTGCCACTCCTGGCACCCCTGCTGACCCCAACGCTCCAGCTGGTTCCACTGCCGATCCTGGTAATCCTGCTGATCCAAACGCTCCAGCAGGCTCGACTAACGCTCCTGGTACCCCAGCTGATCCAAATGTTCCAGCTGATTCCACTGCCGCTCCTGGTGTTCCAAATGCTCCAGCTGGTTCGACTGCCTCTTCTGGTACCCCTTCTGATCCAAATGCTCCAGCTGGTTCCACTGCCGCTCCTGGTAGTCCTGAAGATCCGAACGCTCCA GCTGACCCCAACGCTCCAGCTGGTTCCACTGCCGATCCTGGTAATCCTGCTGATCCAAACGCTCCAGCAGGCTCGACTAACGCTCCTGGTACCCCTGCTGCTCCAAATGTTCCAGCTGGTTCCACTGCCGCTCCTGGTAGTCCTGAAGATCCGAACGCTCCA GCTGACCCCAACGCTCCAGCTGGTTCCACTGCCGCTCCTGGTATTCCTGAAAATTCAAACTCTGGTTCGACTGCCGCTCCTGGCACGCCTGCTGATCCCAACGCTCCAGCTGTttcgactgctgctcctggtaTTCCTGAAAATCCAAACGCTGGTTCGACTGCCGCACCTGGTAATCCTTCTCATCCCAACTCTCCAGCTGGTTCCACTGCCGCTCCTGGCACCCCAGCTGATCCCAACATTCCAGCTGGTTCCACTGCCGCTCCTGGCACCCCTGCTGATCCCAACATTCCAGATGGTTCGACTCGCGCTCCTGGTATTCCTGCTGATCCAAATGTTCCAGCTGGTTCCACAGCCGCTCCTGGTACCCCTGCTGATCCCAACGCTCCAGCTGTttcgactgctgctcctggtaTTCCTGAAAATCCAAACGCTGGTTCGACTGCCGCACCTGGTAATCCTTCTCATCCCAACTCTCCAGCTGGTTCCACTGCCGCTCCTGGCACCCCAGCTGGTTCGACTCCAGCTTCTGGTACTCCTGCTGATCCAAATGCTACAGCTGGTTCCACTGCGGCTCCAGGTACTCCGGCTGATCCCAACGCTCCAGCTGAGTCATGGCGTCAGCGCCCGCATCATTTCTTTCTTCCAGGCCAGACTCGACCAACTCTTCGTCCAGTTCAGCATTTACCGATCTGGCCAAGTGGACCACATTATGCAAAAAATCCTGGTGTTGATTCAGCTGAAGGACCCCGAAATGGCTTCaagcccatcccatcccatcggCCGCTTCAATTCTGGCCAGACTGGCAGAAGTGGATGAATGGCTGGCGCACAACTCGGGAGCCCGTTAGCATTACTAAGGCGCCCGCTTCCAATCAGGAGCAAGAGAAACCCCAGCCAGAGAAGCCCAGCAACAATGGCCCCAAAGCTCTCGAGAGTGTAGAGCAGGCTGCCTCTGTACGCCCATCAGGTGCAGGTGTATCCAGCGAGAACGCCTCTGTCGAGCAGAGCCCCAAGGGTTCTGGCGAGAGAACAAAGGACAATCCCAAATCTGTCGAAGAACAGTCCaaggagcaggaacagaagAAGGCCAGCTCCACTGAGAAAGACAGCTCCCTCGAAGAAAAGAAGGAAGCGGAAAAGGACAAGTCAAAAGATTCCAAAGAGGAAAAGGACAGCGAATCGAATAAGTCCAATGATGACGAAAAGAATGAAGAGGACAAGCAGAGctcaaaggaaaagaaaaagtacTTGAAAAACATCATCAAGAAGTTGAAGAATGAGGAAGACTGCGACGAGGATGACGTCTTCCCTGATGTTCGTGACTGCAAGAAGTACTTCCGATGTGAGGTAAAACGGTCGGGGAAGCACAAGTTGGTGCATCTGCGTTGCAACAAAAAGGAGAGGTTCGATTGGCTCGACCAAACCTGCCTTCCCAAGGATGAAGCTCGTTGTCTAGAGAAGTAA